In Nocardia sputorum, a single genomic region encodes these proteins:
- a CDS encoding TetR/AcrR family transcriptional regulator — MYAGQPVEDRQRQRRARFLESGLTVFARDGYANSSVGAICKDAGLSSRQFYEEFTGRESLLLELYEQIDRESRDAVKKALDAKSGAKSLDVIDAAVRAYVESIGSDPRKARVALVEVVGAGPKVEKFRLAVRREWGSLLAGAAEDAALHGEIPAGDYEMRMLAIIGGVNYVVDSWSGAEPRPPLDDVIRVLSRVIIGAVRA, encoded by the coding sequence ATGTATGCCGGGCAACCCGTGGAGGACCGGCAGCGTCAGCGGCGTGCGCGTTTTCTGGAGTCAGGCCTGACGGTCTTCGCGCGGGACGGCTACGCCAACAGTTCGGTCGGCGCCATCTGCAAGGACGCCGGACTCTCCTCGCGACAGTTCTACGAGGAGTTCACCGGTCGCGAGTCCCTACTCCTAGAGCTGTACGAGCAGATCGACCGGGAGTCGCGGGACGCGGTGAAGAAGGCGCTGGACGCCAAGTCCGGGGCGAAGTCGCTGGACGTCATCGACGCGGCCGTCCGCGCCTACGTCGAATCGATCGGATCCGATCCGCGCAAGGCGCGCGTCGCCTTGGTGGAAGTGGTCGGCGCGGGCCCGAAGGTGGAGAAATTCCGGCTCGCGGTGCGCCGGGAATGGGGTTCGCTGCTGGCCGGCGCCGCCGAAGACGCCGCGTTGCACGGCGAGATTCCCGCCGGCGACTACGAGATGCGGATGCTCGCCATCATCGGCGGCGTCAACTATGTGGTGGACTCCTGGAGCGGCGCGGAGCCGCGCCCGCCGCTCGACGACGTGATCCGGGTGCTGAGCAGGGTGATCATCGGCGCGGTGCGCGCCTAG
- a CDS encoding NADP-dependent oxidoreductase has translation MTDATIPSTAREIHLAARPTGVPTVANFALVERPLPALADGQILVRNTWMSVDPYMRGRMDDRPSYIAPFQVGEALEGSAVGAVIASASSIPVGATVTHFAGWRDYSVVDADTATPVDTSLAAPQHYLGALGTTGLTAYAALVDVARVEPGDTVFISAAAGAVGSVAGQIAKRLGAARVVGSAGGAVKTALLLDEFGFDAALDYREGDLAGQLAAAAPGGIDVYLDSVGGEHLRVAVEAMRPAGRIALVGAISGYNGPTGEPGPDLYLAAVKELSLRGMLVTSYLPRFGEYIAKAAGWLADGTLRTRQTVYDGLDQAPTAFLGVLSGANTGKMLVRLP, from the coding sequence ATGACCGACGCGACCATCCCGAGCACCGCACGCGAGATCCACCTCGCCGCACGCCCGACCGGCGTGCCGACGGTGGCGAACTTCGCGCTGGTCGAACGACCGCTCCCCGCACTCGCCGACGGGCAGATCCTCGTCCGCAACACCTGGATGTCGGTCGACCCGTACATGCGCGGGCGGATGGACGACCGTCCGTCGTACATCGCACCGTTCCAGGTAGGGGAAGCCCTGGAGGGCTCGGCGGTCGGTGCGGTGATCGCGTCGGCGTCCAGCATCCCGGTGGGCGCGACGGTCACCCATTTCGCGGGCTGGCGCGACTATTCGGTGGTCGACGCCGACACCGCGACGCCGGTCGACACCTCGCTCGCCGCACCTCAGCACTACCTGGGCGCGCTCGGCACCACCGGTTTGACCGCGTACGCGGCACTCGTCGACGTAGCGCGGGTCGAGCCGGGCGACACCGTGTTCATCTCCGCGGCGGCGGGCGCGGTCGGCAGCGTGGCGGGGCAGATCGCCAAACGGCTCGGCGCGGCCCGGGTCGTCGGTTCGGCGGGCGGCGCGGTCAAGACGGCGCTGCTACTCGACGAGTTCGGCTTCGACGCCGCCCTCGACTATCGGGAAGGCGATCTCGCGGGGCAGCTGGCGGCGGCCGCACCGGGCGGCATCGACGTGTACCTCGACAGCGTCGGCGGCGAACACCTGCGGGTCGCGGTCGAGGCCATGCGTCCCGCCGGTCGCATCGCACTGGTCGGAGCGATCAGCGGCTACAACGGCCCCACCGGCGAGCCGGGCCCGGACCTCTACCTCGCCGCCGTCAAGGAACTCTCCCTCCGCGGGATGCTGGTCACCAGCTATCTCCCCCGCTTCGGCGAATACATCGCCAAGGCCGCCGGCTGGCTTGCCGACGGCACCCTGCGCACCCGGCAAACCGTGTACGACGGACTCGATCAAGCTCCCACCGCCTTCCTCGGCGTCCTTTCCGGCGCCAATACCGGCAAAATGCTGGTCCGCCTCCCGTGA
- a CDS encoding HAD-IIA family hydrolase — MPDRIGGVLYDIDGVLVTSWQEIEGAAAAVRRIRESGLRRAFLTNTTSRTCDEIAKRLCDTGIDVEPAEIVTAARLTAEFVRGRYPGAAVWVLNHGDIEADLAGLTLDDDHPDVVVIGGAGPEFSHAALSRVVELMLDGVPVVAMHSGLTWATADGLRVDAGAYLPGLEAAGNARIEVVGKPAAPGFRTAAALMRLDPAEVLMIGDDLYSDVLAAQDAGLTGVLVRTGKFRSGVLASADRPPDHVIDSVAALPELLARQGGRANPP; from the coding sequence ATGCCGGACCGGATCGGAGGTGTGCTCTACGACATCGACGGCGTCCTGGTGACCTCCTGGCAGGAGATCGAGGGCGCGGCCGCCGCGGTGCGCCGGATCCGGGAGAGCGGGCTGCGCCGCGCCTTCCTGACCAACACCACTTCGCGCACCTGTGACGAGATCGCGAAGCGTCTGTGCGACACGGGTATCGACGTCGAGCCCGCCGAGATCGTCACCGCCGCACGGCTCACCGCCGAGTTCGTGCGCGGCCGCTATCCCGGAGCCGCCGTCTGGGTGCTCAACCACGGCGACATCGAGGCCGACCTCGCGGGCCTCACACTCGACGACGATCATCCGGACGTGGTGGTGATCGGCGGCGCTGGACCGGAATTCAGCCATGCGGCGCTGAGCCGGGTGGTGGAACTGATGCTGGACGGCGTGCCCGTCGTCGCGATGCACAGCGGGCTGACCTGGGCGACGGCGGACGGACTGCGCGTCGACGCGGGCGCGTACCTGCCCGGACTGGAGGCGGCGGGCAACGCGCGCATCGAGGTGGTCGGCAAGCCCGCCGCGCCCGGCTTCCGGACCGCCGCGGCGTTGATGCGGCTCGACCCGGCGGAGGTTCTGATGATCGGTGACGACCTGTATTCGGACGTGCTCGCGGCGCAAGACGCCGGGTTGACCGGCGTGCTGGTGCGCACCGGTAAATTCCGGTCGGGAGTGCTGGCGTCGGCCGATCGCCCGCCCGATCACGTGATCGATTCCGTGGCCGCGCTGCCGGAATTGCTGGCCCGGCAAGGGGGTCGGGCGAACCCGCCGTAA
- a CDS encoding ArsR/SmtB family transcription factor, whose translation MEMRPLPQPSTADIDLVRVLSALADPVRLELVRALAGEREPLSCNVREFDVEITAATASHHWKVLRDAGITTTFVSGRNRLVELRRDDLEQRFPGLLDAVITGAQR comes from the coding sequence ATGGAGATGCGCCCGCTGCCGCAGCCGAGCACCGCCGACATCGATCTGGTCCGAGTGCTCAGCGCCCTCGCCGACCCGGTCCGGCTGGAGCTGGTGCGCGCGCTTGCCGGGGAGCGCGAACCGCTGAGCTGCAATGTCCGGGAGTTCGACGTGGAGATCACCGCGGCGACCGCCTCGCACCACTGGAAGGTGCTGCGCGACGCGGGCATCACGACGACCTTCGTCTCCGGCCGCAATCGGCTGGTCGAATTACGGCGCGACGACCTGGAGCAGCGCTTCCCCGGCCTGCTGGACGCGGTCATCACCGGCGCTCAGCGCTGA
- a CDS encoding AMIN-like domain-containing (lipo)protein — MRRLLLLLFSFVTFAGLWIAPAPASAAPACASGWGSIPKTSQARSLAPLTGVRAGRHDCFDRLVFDVAGPVTGYHVGYVERVVMDGSGALVPLRGGAFLSITLNAPAYDDSFTPTYNPSNRTELADVRDHRTFRQVAWAGSFEGQTTIGVGTRARLPFQVSTLTGPGGGSRVVVDVAHSW; from the coding sequence ATGCGTCGCTTGCTTCTGCTGTTGTTTTCCTTCGTGACATTCGCCGGTCTCTGGATCGCGCCCGCGCCGGCGTCCGCCGCCCCGGCGTGCGCGTCCGGTTGGGGGTCGATCCCCAAGACGAGCCAAGCCCGGTCGCTCGCGCCGCTGACCGGAGTCCGCGCCGGCCGGCACGACTGCTTCGACCGCCTGGTGTTCGACGTCGCCGGACCGGTGACCGGCTATCACGTCGGTTACGTCGAGCGGGTCGTCATGGACGGCTCCGGAGCGCTTGTCCCGCTGCGCGGCGGAGCGTTCCTGAGCATCACCCTCAACGCTCCCGCCTACGACGACTCGTTCACCCCCACCTACAACCCGTCGAACCGGACGGAGCTCGCCGACGTGCGGGACCACCGGACCTTCCGCCAAGTGGCCTGGGCCGGCTCCTTCGAGGGCCAGACCACGATCGGCGTCGGCACGCGCGCCCGGTTGCCGTTCCAGGTGTCCACCCTCACCGGGCCGGGCGGCGGATCGCGCGTCGTAGTCGACGTAGCGCACTCCTGGTGA
- a CDS encoding alpha/beta hydrolase family protein, which produces MQTVPIQMPDGTTVPVRLIPAGGAHRHPVTPDTPRPVLVIVPGLGVPAGYYELFAAGLAARGFDVAIGELRGNGDSRPKPSSASTYGYHELVSVDFPAIFEVVREQFPDSTPYLLGHSMGGQLGVMYAARIRGRLGGLVLVASGTPYYRGYRGLSGPGMLVGTTAISLTANLAGFWPGDRVSMGFGRQSKVLISDWARLARTGRFVPVGADIDYEERIARLKLPVLSITMTGDDLTPPSSAEHLLEKLPNAEVTRWRQPEPLGHNGWIRQYTSTVDQIEKWLRDR; this is translated from the coding sequence ATGCAGACAGTTCCGATCCAGATGCCGGACGGCACCACGGTCCCGGTGCGGTTGATCCCCGCCGGGGGCGCGCACCGGCACCCGGTCACCCCGGATACGCCGCGCCCGGTGCTGGTCATCGTGCCCGGCCTCGGCGTCCCCGCGGGTTACTACGAACTGTTCGCCGCGGGCCTGGCGGCGCGCGGGTTCGACGTGGCCATCGGTGAGCTGCGCGGCAACGGCGACAGCAGGCCGAAGCCGAGTTCCGCCAGCACGTACGGCTACCACGAGCTGGTCTCGGTGGACTTCCCGGCGATCTTCGAGGTGGTCCGCGAGCAGTTCCCGGACAGCACGCCGTATCTGCTCGGGCACAGCATGGGCGGTCAGCTCGGCGTCATGTACGCCGCGCGCATCCGCGGCAGGCTCGGCGGGCTCGTCCTGGTCGCGTCCGGCACGCCGTATTACCGTGGCTATCGCGGACTTTCGGGTCCGGGGATGCTGGTCGGCACCACGGCCATCTCGCTGACGGCCAACCTGGCCGGCTTCTGGCCCGGCGACCGGGTCTCGATGGGTTTCGGCCGCCAGTCCAAGGTGCTGATCTCCGACTGGGCCCGGCTGGCCCGCACCGGCCGGTTCGTCCCGGTCGGCGCGGACATCGACTACGAGGAGCGCATCGCGCGGCTGAAGCTTCCGGTGCTGTCCATCACGATGACCGGCGACGACCTCACCCCGCCCAGCTCCGCCGAGCACCTGCTGGAGAAGCTGCCCAACGCCGAGGTGACGCGCTGGCGGCAGCCCGAGCCACTGGGGCACAACGGCTGGATCCGCCAGTACACCAGCACCGTCGACCAGATCGAGAAGTGGCTGCGCGACCGTTGA
- a CDS encoding dipeptidase — protein MPPFLWEQHCCLPLTPAARIGDLARYPAGSYLSVNVGYSRQSTADSLALLERFRRAAVADGRFHLVDSIDDVGAPGAIALAFDLEDSGPLGGDLDNVARFAELGVRSLLPAYNHANAAGCGCLDTEDTGLTGYGRDLVHALNEAGVFADGSHCSRRTGLELAELSVVPMIYSHSNFAALWDHPRNITDDQARACAATGGVIGINGVGIFLGRNAAGERAERIAAMARHIEYGAELVGVEHIGIGSDYSFDAEDFNAEMANNPGAFSEAYTKYGPLQWVPPEDLTGDSDVPGLDEALAARGFTPADRAAVFGENFRRVARQVWRT, from the coding sequence TTGCCACCCTTCCTCTGGGAGCAGCACTGCTGTCTGCCGCTGACGCCTGCCGCACGCATCGGCGACCTCGCCCGTTACCCGGCCGGATCGTATTTGTCGGTGAACGTCGGATACTCCCGGCAGTCGACCGCCGACTCGCTGGCGCTGCTGGAGCGATTTCGCCGTGCCGCTGTGGCGGACGGGCGGTTTCATCTGGTCGACAGCATCGACGACGTCGGAGCGCCCGGCGCCATCGCGCTCGCGTTCGATTTGGAGGACTCCGGCCCGCTCGGCGGCGATCTGGACAACGTCGCGCGTTTCGCCGAACTCGGCGTGCGGTCGCTGCTGCCCGCCTACAACCACGCCAACGCCGCGGGTTGTGGATGCCTGGACACCGAGGACACCGGCCTCACCGGATACGGGCGCGACCTCGTCCACGCGCTCAACGAAGCCGGTGTCTTCGCCGACGGCTCGCACTGCTCCCGGCGCACCGGGCTGGAACTGGCCGAGCTCAGCGTCGTCCCGATGATCTACAGCCACTCCAACTTCGCCGCGCTCTGGGACCACCCGCGCAATATCACCGACGACCAAGCGCGCGCCTGCGCCGCGACCGGCGGCGTGATCGGGATCAACGGCGTCGGCATCTTCCTCGGACGCAACGCGGCAGGCGAGCGCGCCGAGCGGATCGCGGCGATGGCGCGGCACATCGAGTACGGCGCGGAACTCGTCGGCGTCGAGCACATCGGCATCGGCTCCGACTACTCCTTCGACGCCGAGGACTTCAACGCCGAGATGGCGAACAACCCGGGCGCTTTCTCCGAGGCGTACACCAAATACGGTCCGTTGCAGTGGGTCCCACCAGAAGACCTGACCGGCGACTCCGACGTCCCCGGCCTCGACGAGGCCCTGGCCGCCCGCGGCTTCACCCCCGCCGACCGAGCCGCGGTCTTCGGCGAGAACTTCCGCCGCGTCGCCCGCCAGGTCTGGCGAACCTGA
- a CDS encoding prolyl oligopeptidase family serine peptidase translates to MSGVERTVTDPYLWLEEVTDERALDWARAHNAVVHARFADSERFRDLERRILDMLDTDTKIAYPARRGPWLYNFWRDAEHPRGLWRRTTLAEYAEDSPDWDVLIDLDAVAAAEDENWVWGGAAVLRPEQSRALISLSRGGADAKVVREFDLERRVFLEPADGGFFLPEAKSEIRWIDIDSVYVGTDFGPGSLTDSGYPRIAKRWRRGTALADAITVFEGESGDVAVSAGYDRTPGYERHYVGRATDFFNEEVYLLEADGTLRYLDLPSDADESWYKDWLLVRLKSPWEVGGASYPAGALLTADFEKFLAGDRDFEVLFTPDAHTSLHGYGWTENHLLLVTLEDVQTKLYVLTPGTDGWRREPLADTPPMATTSVLNLDPLDNGDEFMLNTSGFTTPATLLTGAVGERTERLKQEPGFFDADGVVTEQFFATSDDGTKVPYFVIRHRDREGSPGPTMMSGYGGFEVSRTPAYSGASGMGWLERGGTWVMTNIRGGGEYGPQWHTSAQKANRHKVYEDFSSIAKDLVARGITTADQLGAVGGSNGGLLMGVMLTRYPELFGAIVCQVPLLDMKRYHLLLAGASWMAEYGDPDKPEDWEYIGKYSPYQNARADRAYPPILLTTSTRDDRVHPGHARKMAALLEEQGHEVWYHENIEGGHGGAADNKQSAFQAALIYEFFTQMLIERRA, encoded by the coding sequence ATGAGCGGCGTTGAGCGGACTGTGACCGACCCCTACCTCTGGCTGGAAGAAGTGACCGACGAGCGCGCCCTCGACTGGGCTCGCGCGCACAACGCGGTGGTGCACGCCCGGTTCGCCGACTCCGAGCGCTTCCGCGACCTGGAGCGTCGCATCCTCGACATGCTCGACACCGACACCAAGATCGCCTACCCGGCGCGCCGCGGCCCGTGGCTGTACAACTTCTGGCGCGACGCCGAGCATCCGCGCGGCCTGTGGCGGCGCACCACGCTCGCGGAGTACGCCGAAGACTCGCCGGACTGGGACGTGCTGATCGACCTGGACGCGGTAGCCGCCGCCGAGGACGAGAACTGGGTGTGGGGCGGGGCGGCGGTGCTGCGCCCGGAGCAGTCCCGCGCGCTGATCAGCCTGTCACGGGGTGGTGCGGACGCGAAGGTGGTCCGCGAGTTCGACCTCGAGCGCAGGGTGTTCCTCGAGCCGGCCGACGGCGGCTTCTTCCTGCCGGAGGCGAAGTCGGAGATCCGCTGGATCGACATCGACTCGGTGTACGTCGGCACCGACTTCGGCCCCGGTTCGCTGACCGATTCGGGATACCCGCGGATCGCGAAACGCTGGCGCCGCGGCACCGCCCTGGCCGACGCGATCACTGTTTTCGAGGGCGAGAGCGGCGATGTCGCGGTGTCGGCGGGCTACGACCGCACCCCGGGTTACGAACGGCACTACGTCGGCCGCGCCACCGACTTCTTCAACGAAGAGGTCTACCTGCTGGAAGCCGACGGCACACTGCGGTACCTGGACCTGCCCAGCGACGCCGATGAATCCTGGTACAAGGACTGGCTGCTGGTACGGCTGAAGTCGCCGTGGGAAGTCGGCGGCGCGAGCTATCCGGCGGGCGCGCTGCTGACCGCCGACTTCGAGAAGTTCCTGGCCGGCGACCGCGATTTCGAGGTTCTCTTCACCCCGGACGCGCACACCTCGCTGCACGGCTACGGCTGGACCGAGAACCACCTGTTGCTGGTCACGCTCGAAGACGTGCAGACCAAGCTCTACGTGCTGACGCCGGGGACGGACGGCTGGCGCCGCGAGCCGCTGGCCGACACCCCGCCGATGGCCACCACCAGCGTGCTGAACCTCGACCCGCTGGACAACGGCGACGAGTTCATGCTCAACACCAGCGGATTCACCACTCCGGCCACGCTGCTGACCGGCGCGGTCGGCGAGCGCACCGAGCGGCTCAAGCAGGAGCCCGGGTTCTTCGACGCCGACGGCGTGGTGACCGAGCAGTTCTTCGCCACGTCCGACGACGGCACCAAGGTGCCGTACTTCGTGATCCGCCATCGTGACCGCGAGGGCTCCCCCGGGCCGACCATGATGTCCGGCTACGGCGGTTTCGAGGTGTCGCGCACCCCCGCCTACAGCGGCGCGTCGGGCATGGGGTGGCTGGAGCGCGGCGGGACCTGGGTGATGACGAACATCCGCGGCGGCGGCGAGTACGGGCCGCAGTGGCACACCTCGGCGCAGAAGGCCAACCGGCACAAGGTGTACGAGGACTTCTCCTCGATCGCGAAGGACCTCGTCGCGCGCGGCATCACCACCGCGGATCAGCTCGGCGCGGTCGGGGGCAGCAACGGCGGACTGCTCATGGGCGTGATGCTGACCCGCTATCCCGAATTGTTCGGCGCGATCGTCTGCCAGGTGCCGCTGCTGGACATGAAGCGCTACCACTTGCTGCTCGCGGGCGCCTCCTGGATGGCCGAGTACGGCGACCCCGACAAGCCCGAGGACTGGGAGTACATCGGCAAGTACTCGCCCTACCAGAACGCCCGCGCCGACCGCGCCTACCCGCCGATCCTGCTCACCACCTCCACCAGGGACGACCGGGTGCACCCCGGCCACGCCCGCAAAATGGCGGCGCTGCTGGAGGAACAGGGCCACGAGGTCTGGTACCACGAGAACATCGAGGGCGGCCACGGCGGCGCGGCCGACAACAAGCAGTCGGCTTTCCAGGCGGCGCTGATCTACGAGTTCTTCACCCAGATGCTGATCGAACGCCGCGCCTGA